From Virgibacillus ihumii, the proteins below share one genomic window:
- a CDS encoding NAD(P)-dependent oxidoreductase has translation MLSEADLAKNFDESKPSYNAQEALDEANRCLYCYDAPCIKACPTGIDIPGFIKKIASGNLKGSAKTIMEANPIGASCARVCPTEELCEGACVLNDSTKPIMIGDLQRFATDWSIKNEQVLFKAGEKNGRKIAIIGSGPAGLSAARELGRMGYEVTIFEAKGEAGGLDTHGIVPFRLPKDISLWEVEQVENLGVDIRTNIEVGKDITEEDLAHDFDAVILASGMAEVPMLGVEGEELTGIYDAIDLVEQTKNKDYPTEFAGKRVAVIGAGNTAVDGATTSVRLGADNVKILYRRTEAEMSAYEFEYDFAKQDGVEFRWLVTPKRLIGDENGHVKQMECVRMELKEAESDGRKRPVEMEGSEFLIDVDIVIKAIGQTRHHQLIERLGLEHRGGVVEVDPGTFKTSNPKIYAAGDVVFAKGVGEAMAVSAAQQGKETAYAIHQQLEGAKQQV, from the coding sequence ATGCTTTCGGAAGCAGATCTGGCAAAGAATTTTGACGAATCAAAGCCTAGTTATAATGCGCAGGAGGCATTAGATGAGGCTAACCGATGCTTGTATTGTTATGATGCGCCTTGCATTAAAGCCTGTCCGACTGGAATCGATATTCCGGGCTTTATTAAAAAGATTGCATCCGGAAATTTAAAAGGTTCAGCAAAAACGATCATGGAAGCAAACCCAATCGGAGCTAGCTGCGCACGTGTTTGTCCGACAGAGGAGTTGTGTGAGGGTGCTTGTGTACTTAATGATTCCACGAAACCAATAATGATTGGTGACTTGCAGCGGTTTGCAACAGACTGGTCGATAAAAAATGAACAAGTTTTGTTTAAAGCAGGTGAGAAAAACGGCAGGAAAATAGCGATAATTGGAAGTGGTCCGGCCGGATTATCAGCAGCCCGTGAACTTGGAAGGATGGGCTATGAGGTAACGATTTTTGAAGCTAAAGGTGAGGCTGGTGGTCTGGACACGCATGGAATTGTTCCATTCCGGCTTCCAAAGGATATTTCCTTATGGGAAGTGGAACAGGTGGAGAACCTGGGTGTTGACATACGTACAAATATCGAAGTTGGCAAGGACATTACTGAGGAGGATCTTGCACATGATTTTGATGCGGTAATCCTTGCTTCAGGAATGGCGGAGGTACCGATGCTGGGAGTCGAAGGAGAGGAATTAACAGGTATTTATGATGCCATTGATTTAGTTGAGCAAACAAAGAATAAAGATTACCCAACTGAATTTGCCGGAAAGCGTGTAGCTGTTATAGGTGCAGGAAATACAGCGGTTGATGGTGCGACAACATCAGTAAGACTTGGAGCGGATAATGTTAAAATTCTCTACCGCCGGACCGAAGCGGAAATGTCGGCATATGAATTTGAATATGACTTTGCCAAGCAGGATGGGGTCGAATTCAGATGGCTGGTTACACCGAAGCGTCTGATTGGTGATGAAAATGGCCATGTTAAGCAGATGGAATGCGTTCGGATGGAGTTAAAAGAAGCGGAATCAGATGGGCGCAAACGACCAGTGGAAATGGAAGGGTCCGAGTTTTTAATAGACGTTGATATTGTCATCAAGGCAATTGGTCAAACACGGCATCATCAATTAATCGAAAGGTTGGGATTGGAACATAGGGGTGGTGTTGTCGAGGTGGATCCCGGAACCTTCAAAACTTCCAACCCAAAAATCTATGCGGCAGGTGATGTCGTCTTTGCAAAAGGTGTTGGTGAAGCAATGGCGGTATCCGCCGCACAGCAGGGAAAAGAGACAGCATATGCGATACACCAGCAATTAGAAGGCGCTAAACAACAGGTTTGA
- the preA gene encoding NAD-dependent dihydropyrimidine dehydrogenase subunit PreA: MADISINFAGIKSPNPYWLASAPPTNTGYQVQRAFEAGWGGAVWKTLCEPVLNVTSRFGAHHFNGQRVAGFNNIELVSDRPIEENLKEIYETKKRFPDRAIIASLMVEPEREKWHEIVKRVQAVGVDGIELNLGCPHGMSERGMGAAVGQHPDLVEKSTMYAKEVSEVPVITKLTPNITDITATAKAAERGGADAVSMINTINSLIGVDIDTWNPMPNVNGKAAHGGYCGPAVKPIALNMIGECARQPDINIPISGIGGVSTWQDTIEFMLMGAGGVQICTAAMHHGFSIIDDLTEGLSNYLDDKGIASVNELVGKSVEKYTDWSNLDLNHRMVARINNDVCINCNKCHIACEDTSHQCIDMLVDENGNDYLKVREDDCVGCNLCSIVCPVDGAIDMVDLEPTEPPMSWNDRQSALQMLNSK; this comes from the coding sequence ATGGCTGATATCAGTATCAATTTTGCAGGAATTAAGTCACCTAACCCTTATTGGCTTGCTTCTGCACCGCCAACGAATACGGGTTATCAGGTGCAACGCGCGTTTGAAGCTGGATGGGGCGGTGCTGTATGGAAAACACTCTGTGAGCCGGTGTTGAATGTGACTTCCCGTTTTGGTGCACACCACTTTAATGGGCAACGGGTTGCGGGTTTTAACAATATTGAATTAGTCTCTGACCGGCCGATTGAGGAAAACTTAAAGGAAATCTATGAAACAAAGAAACGTTTTCCGGACCGGGCCATTATAGCCTCTTTAATGGTGGAACCAGAACGAGAAAAGTGGCATGAAATTGTCAAGCGGGTTCAAGCTGTAGGGGTAGATGGAATTGAGTTAAATCTCGGATGTCCCCATGGAATGTCTGAACGAGGAATGGGGGCGGCAGTTGGCCAGCATCCTGACTTAGTGGAAAAATCCACAATGTATGCAAAAGAAGTTTCCGAAGTGCCGGTAATAACGAAATTAACACCAAATATTACGGACATAACCGCAACAGCAAAAGCTGCAGAGCGGGGGGGAGCTGATGCGGTAAGTATGATTAATACAATCAATAGTTTAATAGGGGTGGACATTGATACATGGAATCCAATGCCTAATGTTAATGGAAAGGCGGCGCACGGAGGGTATTGCGGACCAGCAGTTAAACCAATTGCTCTAAATATGATAGGGGAATGTGCGCGACAGCCCGATATTAATATTCCCATTTCAGGTATCGGTGGTGTTTCCACCTGGCAGGATACGATTGAATTTATGCTGATGGGTGCTGGTGGAGTACAGATATGTACAGCTGCCATGCATCATGGTTTCAGTATTATTGATGATTTGACTGAGGGATTGAGCAATTATTTGGATGACAAAGGGATTGCTTCTGTAAATGAACTTGTTGGTAAATCAGTTGAAAAATATACTGACTGGAGTAATCTTGATTTAAATCATCGTATGGTTGCCCGTATTAATAATGATGTTTGCATTAATTGCAACAAATGTCATATCGCCTGTGAAGATACCTCCCATCAGTGTATCGATATGCTCGTAGATGAAAATGGAAATGATTATTTGAAAGTAAGGGAGGACGATTGTGTTGGCTGTAACCTTTGTTCCATCGTATGTCCGGTCGATGGAGCAATTGACATGGTAGACCTAGAGCCAACTGAACCGCCGATGTCCTGGAATGACCGGCAGAGTGCTTTGCAAATGCTAAACAGTAAATAA
- a CDS encoding Zn-dependent hydrolase: MEKQKVLINGERLKNTIEEFADFGRTENNGVTRLALSDMDLKVRKHFQSECEKLGMTVVYDDMANMYATLPGVNNDQSPVVVGSHLDSVYKGGRFDGVLGVLTGFEVVRTIVENDIKPQVPLVVANITNEEGARFEPAMMSSGVLSGRFDKATMLQSTDTEGVTFGEALDNSGFKGKEENRLTDAAAFLELHIEQGPVLESESLQIGIVEGVVGMVNYEIEVSGDSDHAGTTPMPMRKDALFATNNLITEIREKMNKLDDELVYTIGRMDVSPNIHTIIPNKVVFTLEARHQDPNTIRQVEEIVEGLHDSSGKEKCDVKTTKQWDRNTVWFDEGIVNAVERSTKNIGYSYKRMVSGAGHDAQFIATYIPSAMIFVPSVNGKSHAEDELTYWEDCENGVNVILQTVLELTVK, translated from the coding sequence TTGGAAAAACAAAAAGTACTGATCAATGGGGAAAGGCTTAAAAACACCATAGAGGAGTTTGCCGATTTTGGCAGAACTGAAAACAATGGTGTTACACGACTAGCATTATCCGATATGGATCTGAAAGTCAGAAAGCATTTCCAATCTGAATGTGAAAAGCTCGGGATGACCGTTGTTTACGATGATATGGCCAATATGTACGCAACTTTACCGGGAGTAAATAATGATCAGTCCCCGGTGGTTGTCGGGTCCCATCTGGATTCTGTTTATAAAGGCGGCAGATTTGATGGAGTACTTGGGGTATTAACAGGGTTCGAAGTTGTTCGAACAATTGTTGAAAATGACATTAAACCCCAAGTTCCTCTTGTAGTGGCTAATATTACCAATGAAGAGGGTGCGCGATTTGAACCTGCCATGATGTCTTCAGGAGTGCTTTCCGGCCGGTTTGATAAAGCTACCATGCTTCAGTCAACGGATACGGAAGGAGTTACATTCGGTGAGGCTCTTGATAACAGTGGTTTTAAAGGAAAAGAAGAAAATCGGTTAACAGATGCCGCAGCATTTTTGGAGCTGCACATTGAACAAGGGCCTGTTTTGGAAAGTGAGTCATTGCAGATTGGTATAGTTGAAGGTGTGGTAGGTATGGTCAATTATGAAATCGAGGTTAGCGGCGACTCTGATCATGCTGGTACAACACCAATGCCGATGCGCAAAGATGCTCTGTTTGCCACCAATAATTTAATTACAGAAATCCGTGAGAAAATGAATAAACTGGATGATGAACTAGTTTACACGATTGGCAGAATGGATGTCAGCCCAAACATTCATACCATCATTCCCAATAAGGTTGTGTTTACTCTTGAGGCAAGACACCAGGACCCCAACACGATCAGACAAGTAGAGGAAATTGTTGAAGGGCTGCATGATTCTTCAGGCAAGGAAAAATGTGATGTAAAAACAACTAAACAATGGGATCGGAATACAGTATGGTTTGATGAGGGGATCGTAAATGCAGTGGAGCGTTCAACGAAAAATATTGGATATTCCTACAAGCGTATGGTGAGTGGGGCCGGACATGATGCGCAGTTCATTGCAACCTATATTCCTTCTGCCATGATTTTTGTACCAAGTGTTAATGGCAAGAGTCATGCTGAGGACGAACTGACATATTGGGAAGACTGTGAGAATGGAGTTAATGTCATTCTGCAGACAGTTTTGGAATTAACCGTGAAATGA
- a CDS encoding NCS1 family transporter — MGKTNKDNSYLKSPDLLPINHHQRKIGIMGFFAMWIGMAILLATFDIGASGVESISLPWVVLATLIGCVAVGTLISIVGDIGVEHGLSFPVYMRAPFGIVGTHIPSIARAVTASFWFGLNTYFGSTAINSIIHVINPAFDNWLLCFVIFSLVQLINTASGIKWVERFADFAAPVIVILSLIIYQTLTADIIEQGGNVWAWAQSPVTGGAAVTAFLIVIFANMGFWATLGCDIPTISRFFKAPRFERNWFKRNRTNLIGSLIAMPLTEAFMIMIGAAAFMVAGSSNPVIALQETASGWMLAMLLLMIVLTQWSTNTAANIVPAAAIFSNALGPKVSNAIAVFVVGIVGTVIQPWSVYEILTQALLFFGAVLSAISGILVVDYYVLRKRRVNVQELYQHRGQFRFHGGVNIAGFIAWVIGGSVAILLMTYSFIVGFVLAGAIYYVLAKYWYFKRFPQAEIEDPDDDKYLGITVGRDWVIDEDEEGTEEVTG; from the coding sequence ATGGGAAAGACAAATAAGGACAACTCGTACCTTAAGTCACCGGATTTACTTCCAATCAATCATCATCAGCGGAAGATTGGAATCATGGGGTTTTTTGCGATGTGGATTGGGATGGCCATACTGTTAGCAACCTTTGATATCGGCGCCTCCGGAGTTGAAAGTATTTCCTTGCCCTGGGTAGTCCTGGCAACATTAATAGGATGTGTTGCGGTTGGAACATTAATTTCAATAGTAGGCGACATTGGGGTGGAACATGGCTTATCTTTTCCGGTTTATATGCGGGCACCATTTGGTATCGTCGGAACTCATATACCCTCGATAGCACGGGCAGTTACGGCATCGTTTTGGTTTGGGTTAAATACCTATTTTGGTTCAACTGCAATAAACTCGATCATCCATGTTATCAACCCGGCATTCGATAATTGGCTGCTATGTTTTGTTATCTTTTCGCTTGTACAGTTGATCAATACTGCTTCAGGTATTAAATGGGTGGAGCGGTTTGCTGATTTTGCTGCGCCGGTTATTGTTATACTATCTTTAATCATCTATCAAACTCTGACAGCGGATATTATCGAGCAGGGAGGAAATGTTTGGGCCTGGGCACAAAGTCCAGTTACTGGCGGTGCTGCGGTTACAGCGTTTCTTATCGTCATTTTTGCCAATATGGGTTTCTGGGCAACATTAGGGTGTGATATACCAACCATATCACGGTTTTTTAAAGCGCCGAGATTTGAACGAAACTGGTTTAAACGAAACAGGACGAATTTGATCGGCAGCCTGATTGCCATGCCATTGACAGAAGCATTTATGATCATGATCGGTGCGGCGGCCTTTATGGTTGCAGGCAGTTCCAACCCGGTTATCGCCCTGCAGGAAACTGCTTCTGGCTGGATGCTCGCGATGCTGCTTTTGATGATTGTACTTACACAGTGGTCCACAAATACGGCCGCAAATATTGTGCCTGCTGCTGCGATTTTTTCAAATGCACTGGGACCAAAGGTGTCAAACGCGATTGCGGTGTTTGTGGTCGGAATCGTGGGGACAGTTATTCAGCCTTGGAGTGTATACGAAATATTGACACAAGCACTGTTATTCTTTGGAGCAGTTTTGTCGGCGATAAGCGGGATTCTTGTTGTTGATTATTATGTATTACGAAAGCGAAGGGTAAATGTACAGGAACTCTATCAGCATCGGGGGCAGTTCAGGTTTCACGGTGGTGTAAACATTGCTGGTTTCATAGCCTGGGTTATTGGCGGTTCTGTGGCCATTCTTCTGATGACGTATTCGTTTATCGTAGGATTTGTTTTAGCAGGAGCCATTTACTATGTGCTGGCTAAATATTGGTACTTCAAACGATTTCCACAGGCAGAAATTGAAGATCCGGATGACGATAAATACCTCGGGATTACGGTTGGACGTGATTGGGTGATTGATGAAGATGAAGAGGGTACGGAAGAAGTGACAGGTTAG